TGACGCCTGGGGACCTTTTTGACCCTGGGTCACATCAAAGGTTACCCGGTCACCTTCGGCGAGAGACTTAAAGCCTTCCCCCTGTACCTCGGAAAAATGGACAAAGACATCCGGTCCATTGTCCTGCTCGATAAAACCAAAACCCTTTGCATCGTTAAACCACTTAACCGTACCCTCTGCCATCTTCTCGCTCCTTTTCTCCCCGGCCGGGAAGAATCTTGTCGTTGTGCCAATCGTCATGGACGACCTGAAAACCTCAACCCTCGAGGTCATGTGGATAAACCCAGGTTGCCGAACAGTCAATAGAGGTGCGGCAGCCAGTTTTGCTTTTAATGTAGCCTAGTATGCCAGAGGTCTTTCGGAATGCAAGCGGTCAGCAGTAGGGGGTGTAGTGAAGCCTTATGTCAATGAAATCCCCCTGGTTAAATGCTGGAACCCCGGCATAAAATCCAACGGGATGCCACCGACTGAGGCTGGCCGCCTGTGGTCCGCAGCTTGCCGGGCTAACCGGAACACCCCGATTTGCCAACGGATCGGGTCCCGTTATAATTAGAGCGCGGCGGCAGATGTCACGCGGTGAAACGACACAAACGGTGCTGCGACCCCGAAATCCAACCACCCGCAACAGGAGCAGGTTATGCACGAGGCGATGTTTTATACCCAGCTGGCCGATAATCGGGTGCGCTGTCGGCTGTGCCAGCATTTCTGCGAGATTTCCGCCGGCCGCCGCGGCCTCTGCGGGGTGCGCGAAAACCAGGCCGGAGTGCTGCGGACCCTGGTTTACGGGCAATCGATTTCAGCCGGTATCGACCCCATCGAAAAGAAACCGCTCTTTCATCTGCAGCCGGGATCGACCTCCTTTTCGATCGCCACGGTTGGCTGCAACTTCACATGCCGGCACTGCCAGAACTGGCAAATCGCACAGTATCCGCGCCTGCATGCGGGGACGATCCCCGGCAAAGAGCTGGCGCCAGAGGCCATAGTCAGGCAAGCCCTGGCGGCGGGATGCTCCTCTATTGCCTACACTT
Above is a genomic segment from Geopsychrobacter electrodiphilus DSM 16401 containing:
- a CDS encoding cold-shock protein, encoding MAEGTVKWFNDAKGFGFIEQDNGPDVFVHFSEVQGEGFKSLAEGDRVTFDVTQGQKGPQASNVRKK